The nucleotide sequence ACGCGCTCGCCGACGGGGATGTGGCGCTGGTCTGCCACGGCCACATGTCCCGGGTGCTGGCCGTCCGGTGGGTGGATCTGCCGATCACCGCCGGAGGCCTGATCCTGATGGATCCGGCTGCGGTCACCGTGCTCGGCGACTACCACGGCAAGCCGTGCATCGAGCACGCCAACGTCGTCCCCTTCAGCCCGTCGTCCGCCCCGGCGGCACCCACCACTGCTGCCGCACCCATCGCCGCCTCAGGACCGGGACATGCAGGACCGGGACATGCCTGACGCCAGGGTGCGGGCCGCGGCGATCGGCGACGTCGACCGCATCGTCGAACTGGTCTACGAGCTCGCCGCGTACGAGAAGCTCGTCGAGCAATGCCATCTCACCTCGGAATTACTGCACGACTCGCTCTTCGGCGACGCACCGGCCGTGTTCGGCCACGTGGCAGAGGCCGACGGTGTGGTGGTCGGCTACACGCTGCACTTCCTGAACTACTCGACCTGGGAGGGGGTGCACGGGATCTACCTCGAGGACCTGTACGTGCAGCCGGACCGACGCGGTACCGGACTCGGCAAGGCCCTGTTGCTCAATCTGGCCGAGATCGCCGTGCGCAGGGGCTACGCCAGGGTCGAGTGGTCGGTGCTCGATTGGAACGAACCATCGATCCGCTTCTACGAAGCCCTCGGAGCGGTCGGGATGGACGGCTGGACCGTCTTCCGGCTCACCGGTCCGGCTCTGGCCCGAACAGGGAGGGGAACCGGCTGATCCATTCGTTGGCCGGTCTGGTGACCAGCAGCCCGCCGGTGACCGCCGCCACCGCGATCAGTGCGATCCCCCAGCCCACCCGGCCACTCGGCACCGCGAGGTAGTAGCCCACTGCCGCCACCACGATCTGCACGACGATCGTCGGTGTCCGGCCCCAGCGCCGGCCCTTGAGCAGTCCCAGCCCGCACAGGACCATGGCCGCGGCCAGCACGACGTAGTAGGCGGCCTGGGCGAGCAACTGCCCCAGTGCCGCTGAGTTCCCCAGCCCGGAGACGACGATCAGGACGGCGAGCACCACCACCGCGACGGCCTCCGCGCAGACGAGCAGCCCGGCCGCGGCGACCTGCCTCGGTGGCGGGATGATGGTGGGCCCGGGTCCGGGTGCTGAGGTCACGAAGTCCAGATTACCGGGGGTCAACGCACCGCGGCGGATGGCACCACGGCCACCTGCCCACCGGCCGCTGCACCACGTAGGCTGCCCGACGATGCGCGCCATGATGATCGTCAACCCCCACGCGACCGCCACCACCGAACGCCGACGCGACCTGCTGGCGCACGCACTCGCCGCCGAGGTGCGACTGGTGGTGGCCCAGACGACGGGTCGGGGCCACGCAGCGGAGCTTGCCGCCAAGGCCGTCGAGGGTGGTGCGGAGCTGATCGTCGCGCACGGCGGGGACGGCACCGTGAACGAGGTGGTCAACGGCATCATGGCCGCGAACGCCGGTCGGCAGGCCCCCATGCTGGCCGTCCTGCCCGGCGGTTCGACCAACGTCTTCGCCCGCGCAATGGGGATGGATCCGGATCCGGTCCTGGCCACCGAGCAGATCCTGGAGGCGCTCATCGTCCGGCAGCCGCCCCGCACGATCTCGCTGGGGCGGGTGGACGAGCGGTACTTCACCTTCAACGCCGGAATGGGTCTGGATGCTGAGGTGGTCGAGGCCGTGGAGGACCTGCGGGCCACCGGCCGGGCCATCTCGAACATGCTGCACGTCCGCAAGGCCATCGCGCAGTATCTACGGGCCGAACACCGTCATCCCCGACTCGAGATCACCGTCGACGGGGTGGCGACGCCGGCCGGCGTCCACCTTCTCTTCGTCTCCAATGTCGATCCGTGGACGTATTTCCAGACCAGGGCGATCCGCACCAACCCGGGCACGTCGGCCGACGGCGGGCTCGGCGTGTTCGCTCTCACCAGCATGCGGCTGCCCACCGTGGTGCGCGTATCCGCGCAACTGCTGCGTCCGAATGCCGAGCCGTCGTCCCGAGCCCTCATCCGCAACGACAATGTGAGTTCGGTCATAGTTCGCTGCCATTCCCCGGTCGGGCTACAGGTCGACGGGGACTATTTGGGCACTCGAGAGCACGCCACCTTCACGTCGGTGCCCGCCGCGTTGCGGGTCTTGACCGGCACCCCGATCCGCCTCCGAGACGAGCAGTCGGGTTAACTCCGCGAAAATCCCTGGTCTGAATCGTTTCCAGCAGGCACCATGAAGAGCGCGATCTTGCGGTCGTGACCAGAACGTGAGCTTCGTAACCTCCTCGTCACGAACTCTTGACATCCCCGTGTCACATGAAACTATTGAATAAGAGGTCGGGCCCCCTTTACACCCGATCACCCGCTTGCCGTTAATCCGGAGGCGGGATCGAACACCGGAACGTTGGTCAGCTCAGCTGGCGGACTTTCTGCTGACCGCTTCTGTTCCACCCAGCATCGACTTGCATCACCGGCACGAACTTTTGCACTTTCCCCGCACCAAACCGCGGCTCCACGGCCGCGCTGACGAAGGAGTGGTCACACGATGGACTGGCGCCACCGCGCAATCTGCCGCGACGAGGATCCGGAGCTGTTCTTCCCGGTCGGGAACTCCGGACCAGCACTGCTGCAGATCGCAGAGGCCAAGGCCGTTTGCCAGCGCTGCCCCGTCACGAGCGAATGCCTTGCCTGGGCTCTGGAAACCGGTCAGGATGCCGGCGTCTGGGGCGCGATGAGCGAGGACGAGCGTCGCGCTCTCAAGCGTCGTCGGGCCAGGGCCAGGGCCCGCAGCCTGTAGCAGGCGAGGCCGGCTCGTGGCCGGCACCAAGATCGACGAACCGCCCCGGTGCCCCGCACCGGGGCGGTTCGCTGTCCGTCGGCGCGACCCCGGCCGCCCGGTTTTCGCGGCCCCGGCAACCCGGGTTGATCCGTGCAACCTGGCGAGTGAGTCATCTTGCACCCCGCGACGTCCCGGAATGCCGCGCTGGCGCATTTTGCTACAAGTCGCATGAGCCTGCTCTTCGAGCCGCTGACCATCCGCGGCGTCACCTTCGCAAACCGGATCTTCCTGGCACCGATGTGCCAGTACAGCGCGACCCTCCAGGACGGGATGCCGACCGACTGGCATCTGGTCCACCTCGGCTCGCATGCCATCGGCGGCTACGGGCTGATCCTCACCGAGGCGGCGGCAGTCAGCCCCGAAGGGCGGATCTCACCCGAGGACGTGGGCATCTGGAACGAGGATCAGCAGCACGCCTGGGCACGGATCAACACCTTCCTGCATGCACAGGGTGCTGCCACCGGTGTACAGCTGGCGCACGCCGGTCGCAAGGCCTCCACCTACTCGCCGTTCGCCGGCCGATCCGGCTCGGTACCTGCCGATCAGGGTGGCTGGACGGCGGTCGCGCCGTCGGCCCAGGCGTTCGGGGACTACCGCGAGCCGGTCGAGCTGACGACCGACGAGATCTCTGGTGTGGTCCGGGATTTCCGGGCCGCCGCGGTGCGGGCCGATGCGGCCGGGTTCGACGTGGTGGAACTCCACGCAGCGCACGGCTACCTGATCCACCAGTTCCTGTCCCCGCTGTCCAACCTGCGTAGCGACGGCTACGGCGGCGACTTCGCCGGTCGCAGCCGTCTGCTCGCCGAGATCGTCACAACGGTCCGCGAGGTGTGGCCGGGACACAAGCCGCTGTTCGTCCGGTTCTCCGGTACGGACTGGACCGAGGGTGGCTGGTCGATCGAACAGACCCAGCAGGCCGCCGAGCTCGTCGGCCGGCTGGGCGCCGATTTCATCGACGTCTCGAGCGGAGGTAATGTGCCCGCCGCCGACATCCCCGTCGGACCGGGCTACCAGGTGCCGCTCGCCGCTGCGGTGAAGAAGGCGACCGGGCTGCCGACCGGTGCCGTCGGCCTGATCACCGATCCGGCGCAGGCCGAACAGATCCTCTCCGACGGATCCGCCGACGCCGTACTCCTGGCCAGGGCCGCGCTCCGCGAACCCGGCTGGCCGCTGCGCGCCGCCCACGAGCTGGGTCTGCCCGCCGACAAGGCCCCCTACCGCCCGCAGTACGAGCGCGGCGCCTGGCGCTAGGAATTGTCGCGTCGGGAGACAACCCAGCAGACGGCACTCCTGGTAGCCGCGGTCAGGTCCGGCCGCGGAGGGGGATGCGGATGAGTACTTCGGTGCCGGGAGCGTCATCCCGACGCCGCATCCCGATGGAGCCGAGCAGTTCTGCATCCACCAGGGTGCGGACGATCTGCAGCCCGAGGCCGGACCCCTTCTCCAGGGAGAAGCCGGTCGGCAGGCCGACGCCGTCGTCCACGACTCTGATGTCCAGGCTCCGGGCCGACCGTTCGACCCCGATCACCACCTCGGCGTCGGCCCGCGGCGTCCGGTAGCCGTGTTCGAGCGCGTTCTGCACCACCTCGGCCAGCACCATCACCAGCGGCGTCGCCAGTTCGGCCCCGATGATGCCGAAACTACCGATCCGCTTCACCCTCGCCCTGGTGTCGGTGGACGCGACCTCGGCGATGATGGGCACCAGCTTGTCGACGATCTGGTCCAGGTCGACGCGATCGTCCGGGGAGAGCGACAGCGTGTCGTGCACCAGCGCGATCGAGGACACCCGCCGCACCGACTCGGCCAGCGCGTGACGAACGGCGCCGTCCTTGGATCGCCGGGCCTGCAGCCGGAGCAGCGCGGCCACGGTCTGCAGGTTGTTCTTGACGCGGTGGTGGATCTCGCGGATCGTCGCGTCCTTGCTGAGCAGGGCCCGGTCGCGGCGACGCACCTCGGTCACGTCCCTGACCAGTACCAACGCCCCGGACGGCCGGCCTCCAGGACGGAGCGGGAGCGAGCGGAACAACACGGTCGCCGCACGCACCTCCACCTCCATGCGCAGACTGCTGCGGCCCTGGACCGCGCCCGTGATCCGCGCCGCCAGTTCAGCGGCGTCGAACGGGTCGGCGATCAGCTTGCGGGTCAGATTGGCCAGATCAGCGCCGATCACCGATCCGGTGAGGTTCATCCGGTGATACGCCGAGACGGCATTGGGACTGACGTAGACCACGCGTCCGTCGGCGTCCAGGCGCAGCAGTCCGTCACCCGCCCGCGGACCGGTGTGGATCTCGCCGGTCTGGGCGGCCGGCGGGAAGGCGCCGTCGGCGACCATCCGGAACAGGTCCTCGGCGGCGTCGACATAGGCCGTCTCCAGCAGGCTGGCCTCCCGGCCGACCAGCCGTCCGGTGTCCCGGGTGACCACCGCGATGACCTGGTCGTGATGGACCACCGGGATCACCTCCCGACGGTGCGTCCGGCTGCGCGGTACCCGCGCCGGTTTCAGCGGTACGCCCTGCGCGTCGAGCTCGCCCAGCTCGGAATCGGAGACGATCTCGGCCTTCTGCCAGGCCTCCAGCAGCAGGTCGGCCTCTTCGGGATCGGCCATCACCGTGACCATGTCGTCCAGGTGCGCGGTGGTGCCCGTGGTGGGCCGGACCTGTGCGACGCAGAACCACTGGGTGTCAGGGCCTTCCTGTCCGTCCCGCGGCATCGGATCGGTCGGCACCCAGACCATCAGGTCGGAGAAGGAGAGGTCGGCCAGCAACTGCCACTCCGAGACGAGCCCCTGCAGATGGGCCACTGACGACCCGGGCAGAGCGGTGTGCTCGGCCAGCAGGTCGGAGAGCGTGCTCAGGAGATCTCGGCGATGAGATCGCCCTCCTGGACGACCTGCCCCTCGGTGACGCCCATCGCGGTGATCGTGCCATCCACCTCGGCAATCACCGGGATCTCCATCTTCATGGACTCCAGGATCACCAGGGTGTCGCCGTCGGTGACCGTGTCACCCTCGGCGACCAGCACCTTCCAGACGTTTGCCACCATTTCGGCGCGTACTTCCTCCGCCATCGGCGTTCCTTCCACTCACGAATGGGTCACCCCTGGCCGGTCGCCCTCCAACTCAACCGTCGGGCGCCCCGCGGGACTGCCGTTCATCCTGTCACGCCCCGAAGCGCCCGCAGTCCGTGCCGGGCCGGGCAGTCGGACGGGTCCGGGAGTGCTCCCGGGAGCAGACGTGCGGCCGATTGGCCGATCGACCTTCGCCGACATGGCAAAATGGAGGTAGCGCTGCACCAGTCCGGTCCGGCGGCAGCACCCAGACATCAGGATTGGAGTCACCATGAGCAAGCGTGGTCGCAAGCGGAAGTCCCGCAAGAAGAACGGTGCCAATCACGGAAATCGTCCGAACGCCTGACGTCCCGTGTCACGCCGACGGGCCCCGCCGGTGATCTCTACGCAGTGGCCGTCGGACGGCCCTACCGGAGTTCACCGACGGGGCCCGTCGGCATTGAAGCACCATCTTCCCGGAACCACCCGGGCCGGGACCGCCTTCGAGTCAGAATTCGACGCTGCGGACCGAAACCTGTTCGTACCCATGGGCACTCACGCTCGTGACGGTCACCGACCGCAGCCGGGCGGCCACCTTCGCGCGCAGGTCCTCCGGCGCCACGTCGCCGCCACATTTGCGGTGCAGCAACGCTTTCAGCTTCTGATCGAGGTTTGCCTCCTCCAGACACGGAGAACAGCCGTCGAGATGGGCTTCGACGGCGGCGCGGTTGGCCGGATCGAGCTCGTCATCCAGGAACTGCCAGACGTCCCTCAGGACACCCGCGCATTCGATGTCCTCGGGATCTCCGCAAGCCATCGCTCTCACACCTCATTCAGGTCGGTCGAAGAATTGCGCAGGAATCCGCGCTCGGTCGCGTAGTCGGTCAGCAGTTCACGGAGCTGACGACGGCCACGGTGCAGCCGGGACATGACGGTGCCGAGCGGCGTCCCCATGATCTCGGCGATCTCCTTGTAGGCGAACCCCTCGACGTCGGCCAGGTAGACGGCCAGGCGGAAGTCTTCGGGCAGTTCCTGCAGGGCCTGCTTCACGTCGGTGTCGGGCAACCGGTCCAGGGCATCCATCTCGGCCGAACGCAGGCCGGTGGACGTGTGCGACTCGACAGCGGCCAACTGCCAGTCGGTGATCTCCTCGGTCGGCGACACCTGCGGCTGACGCTGCTTCTTCCGGTAGCCGTTGATGTACGTGTTGGTCAGGATCCGGTACAGCCACGCCCGCAGGTTGGTGCCCTGGGCGAACGACTTGAAGGCACCGAACGCCTTGAGATAGGTCTCCTGCACCAGATCCTCGGCGTCTGCCGGGTTCCTGGTCATCCGCATCGCAGCGGCGTAGAGCTGGTCGATCAGCGGCATGGCCTGCTCGGTGAACCGTTCGGACAGGTTCTCCTCCGTCACCGGGTCAGTGACCTTCCCGGCCGCAGCGCCCGCCGACGCCCCGTCCACTGCTTCTTCGATGTCTGTCGTCACCAGCGCCCTCGTCCCTGCCGTACCGCCCGTCGACCGGGCGCGCGAGCCTTCGGCTCCACTGGTCAGTGAGGGTACGCCGACCACGGGCAGACCCCGTGGGGTCGCGATGCGCGTCAAGACGTTCGCCGGGTCGACGGGCCGGTCCAGCACTGCTGAGTTCGTCATCGCCCACCTCCCTCTCGTTCCTGCCAACGCCCTCCGGGATGGACCTATTCCGCGCCGTGCGGAGGCGGGAGGTTAATCTGCAGCGATGGCCGCTGCTCCCACTCCCGCGATCGCATCCCTGATCAGGGCGAAGGTCTCGTACACACTGCGTCCCTACGACCACGACCCGCGCACCACCGCCTATGGCGACGAGGTGGTCGCAGCGCTGGGCCAGGATCCGGCGCGGGTGTTCAAGACTCTGGTGGCATCGGTCGACGGGACATTGGTGGTCGGCGTCGTCCCCGTCGCGGCCCACCTGGATCTCAAGGCCCTGGCGGCCGCGGCCGGTGGGAAGAAAGCCGCGATGGCTCCGGTGGCCGAGGCCGAGCGGTCCAGCGGTTACGTCGCCGGCGGAATCTCACCGATGGGCCAGCGCAAGATGCTCACCACGATCGTCGACCGGTCGGCCTCCGGATTCGACACCGTGTTCGTCAGTGCCGGGCGACGCGGGCTCCAGGTGGAGCTCGCCCCGGCCGATCTGGTCGCCGTCTGCCGCGCCAGGGTCGCCGCCATCGCCGGGGACTGAACGCCACGAAGCTCGCTGACGTCCTGCACAGTGCGGGCTATCGCCCGCACTCTGCAGGACGTTGCGGGGGCGGGGGCGGTCAGAGCAGGCTCAGATCCGGCGGGACGTCAGCGGCGGCCTCGACCAGCTGCGGCCCGTTGTTCCGGACGCTGTTGACCGCAGGCGAGACCACCCGTGGCTCGAGCACCGGCTCCGGCATCGCCGCGAGCAGCCGCTCGGCCACGGCCAACTCGCCGGACGAGCAGTCCAGCCAGTCGCGATGCAGCGCCGGCGGCACGAGCACCGGGCAACGATCGTGGATCCCCCCGAGCGTGTCGGTCGCCTGCTGGGTGATGACGGTTGCACTCCAGAACCACTTCGCCGGATCGTCGTCGGGCAGCGACGGGTCCGGCCACAACTCGTAGAGGCCGGCGAACGCGAGCTGGTCGCCGTGCGGATCGTGCAGGTACCAGGGGATCTTGCCGTCGGCGGTCTTCTGCCATTCGTAGTAGCCATCGGCCGGCAACAAACAACGGCGGCGGGCGGCGGCGCGTTTGAAGGCAGGTTTCTCGGTGACGGTCTCCCGGCGGGCGTTGATCAGCCGGGCGGCGCCCTTCTTGTCCTTGGACCAGCTGGGGACCAGACCCCATCGCACCGTCCCCAGCTGACGGATCTCGGCGGCTCCGGTGTCCTCGCCCCGTGGCCGACGCTGCAGGACGGCCCTGACCGGGTCGGTGGGCGCCACGTTCCAGGACGGTTCGAGATCGTCGCCGAAGACCTCGTCGATCTCGAAGGCGCCGTAGAGACCGGCCGTGGTGGTGGAACTCGCGTATCGACCGCACATGCCGACCGATTGTGCACGCTGCGCCGCGGGCCGGCCGACTACCGGTGGCTGTCGCGCCGCCAGGCACTGAACGAGCGGACGGACGCCGGCCCCGGACGTACCAACCACGGCCACGGGTGCACCTCGTCCGGTTCCAGCCGCCCAGAGATCCGGGACCAGCCGGGAACCGGTGTCCAGGTGGCCGCCAGCGAGCGCCCGGCCAACTCCTGCGCCACCACCCCGCGCCGGACCTCCAGCGGTCGTGACGCGGCCAGCTCGCCGAGCGTCTCGGCCAGGAACACCAGCCGCTTGCCCGAAAGGCGCAGCCTCGTGAGCAACGGTTCGTCGAACACGAAGACTGCGGGCCGTCCGGCATCGGCCGCCAGCGCCGGATCCGAGACCCCCAGGGACTCCGCGGTCAGCCAGACCTGCTCGCCGGTCCCGGCACCGACCACCTCGACCGGCCCGGCCGGAATCGGCCCCTTGTCCAGATCGGGACCGTCGACGACCCGGCCGGGACCGGCGTCCGGCCACTGCTCGATCGGGCAGGCGGACGCCAGCTTGCAGTCGCGGCAGAGCTGCGGAGCCCTCTTCTGCACCTGCCAACGGCTGAAGCCGTACGGCTTCCCGCTGCCCGTCCCCACCGTCCACTGCCAGCCCAGACGATTCGCCGCCCGGGAACCGTCGAGCAGGTGCACGAACATCTCCTGCTCACCGTCGCGCCAGTCCGCGCCTGCCCGCACCGCCCACTGCGAGGCCAGCCACATCCGGGTCTGGTTCACCAGCCAGCCGTGCTCGTGCAACTCGCCGACCATGCTGTCCATGCAGTTCATCTCGGCGGGCCACGGTTCCGCAGCCCAGCCGACGGCAGCGGGTTGCGCCCTGGTCAGCGGCTCCCGCGAGGCCGCACCCACCCTCGCGTACAGGTGCCGTGCGAACTCCTGCCACAGCAACTCGTCCCGGTACTTGCCGCGATCGCGCGTGGGGGCATCGGCCACCGCGGACCAGACGGCCGGCAGCGAGAGAAGCCCGTGCCGGATGTACGGCGACATCCGGCTGGCGCCGCGGCGCTCGACCGGCAGCACCACACTGCGGTCCCGCGCATAGCCGGTGATGTCGAGGGTGGCCAGCGCCTGGTCCGCCGCCTGTTGACCGCCGCGGAATCCGCCCGCTGCGATGCCGTCCGGTCCCTCCAGCGTCAGATCGCCGAGATGATCGGCGACCCAGCGCACCACGTCCTCGGTGGTGGCGCCATCGGTGATGGACGGTGGATCGGGCAGCAGCGGCATGAACGCATGATGCCCGGATGGACCGACAGCCACACCTGGGAGGCCCCTGCGCCGCCGCCGTCCGGGCGGGCACGGCCGAGCAGTCGGGAGAGACCCTGGCCAGGCTCGGGAGAGGCACTGTCGCAATCGCGGGCCGGGGTCCATAGTGGTGGGAAGCCGTCAGATCCTCGCGGGCATCGCCGCACGCAGGAAACCACCGGCCGGCCGGGGCCACCGCAGAGGGCCCCGATTCCCCCGGGGCAGGGACGGTGCGAGGAGTCGCGATGGACAGACGCTTCGTCGGCATCGTGATGATGTCGGTGATCCTGGTGGCCGTCCTGTGCGTGCCCGGGCTGCTGGGCCGGAATCTGGGCGGCTCCGCAGCACCCGCGGTGCACGTCGATGCGCCGCTGCGGGTCGGTGACTGCCTTGCCCCGCTGGACACTCCCGAACAGTTGAACAGCGTGGTCGACCTGGTCCCGACGGTGCCCTGCAGCCAGTCGCACAGTGCCGAGGTCCTTGCGGTCGGCCGGCTCGACAGGAAGACCCGCCCCACCGTCTCGGACCCGACCTTCACCACCGGCTCGCTGAGCCAGCAGTGCGATCAGTTGGCCGGACGGTTCCTGGGCTGGGGCACGAAGACCGCGCTGCCACGGATCCAGGTCTCCTTCTTCACCCGGCTCACCGTTCCCGGCGCGCTGGAATGGCAGCTCGGCCAGCGTTGGTACAGCTGCGAGCTGATGCCCGGCCTGCTCGACTACCCGATCAGCTACCGGGGCACCGCGGCGGATGCCAGCTTCCGGACGCCACCGGGCGCCTTCGCCAACTGCTCCGACGGGCCCGGCACCTCTGCGGTGTCCTGCGACCGGCCGCACCACGCCGAGCAGCTGACCAGGACCTACCGCAGGGCCGCCACCGCCGCTGTCGCCGCCAACTCCGCCACCGGCGCCGACACCACGTGCATCCACCTGGCCGGCCAGGTGATCGGCACGGTCGATCCGACCTTCGGGGGTCAGCTCGCCGTCCTGACCAGGGCGCAGGGCGGTGCGTCCGAATGCTGGGTGACGACGACGTCCAACCTCAGCCTGACGAGCACCCTGATCAACCACGGAAGTGGCCGGTTGTCGCTCCGATAGGCGCCGTTTCCCGCGTCGCCGACCGTCCGGGCGCCCTGAACGGGATCCGAGGGGCCCGAGAGGGGCGAAAATGATCGGGTGAGCCTTTCGACGAGCACCCCCTGGCCGGCGCCGACCGCCCACCGACCGCTCGACGCGACCGTCCCGGTGCCCGGGTCGAAATCGTTGACCAACCGCGCCCTGATCCTGGCCGCCCAGGCGACCGGGCCGTCCACCATCACGGCGCCGCTGCGCAGTCGCGACACCGACCTGATGGCCGCCGCGCTGGGACGGCTCGGCGTCGAGGTGATCAAGGCCGCCGAATCGTGGCGGGTGACGCCCGCGCCGCTGGCCGGGCCGGCCGTCATCGACTGCGGGCTGGCCGGGACGGTGATGCGATTCCTGCCGCCGCTGGCGGTGACGGCGACCGGGGACGTCACCGTCGATGGTGACGAATACGCGCGGATCCGCCCGATGACCACCATCCTCCAGGCGCTGCGCGATCTGGGGGCCGACATCGACGGCGACGCGATGCCGTTCGTCCTGCACGGCACCGGTTCGCTGGCCGGGGGCACCGTCCGGATCGATGCGTCCGCCTCCTCGCAGTTCGTCTCCGGACTGATGCTGTCCGGAGCGAGCTACGAACACGGCCTGACCCTGGTGCACACCGGCAAGCCCGTACCGTCGATGCCGCACATCGAGATGACCGTCGAGATGCTCCGGTCGGTCGGGGTGTCGGTCGACGACAGCGGCGCGAACACCTGGCGGGTCCAACCTGGACCGGTCTCGCCGTGGAACCGGACGGTCGAGCCCGATCTGTCCAACGCCACGCCGTTCCTGGCCGCAGCGGCCGTCGCCGGCGGCACCGTCCGGATTCCGCACTGGCCGACCGCCACCACCCAGCCGGGGGATGCCATCCGGTGGATTCTGGCGCTGATGGGGGCGACCGTGGACCTGTCCGCCGGCACCCTGTCGGTGACCGGATCCGGGCAGTTGGCCGGAGTCGATCTCGACCTGCACGACGTGGGCGAGCTGACGCCGACCATCGCGGCTCTCGCGATGTTCGCAGACGGGCCGAGTCGCCTCTACGGCATCGGGCATCTGCGGGGGCACGAGACCGACCGCCTCGCGGCGATCGCCGGCAACATCCGGTCGATCGGCGGCGACGCGCAGGAGACGCCGGACGGAGTGATCATCCGGCCCCGTCCGTTGACCGGCGGGATCTGGGCGGCCTGGGCGGACCACCGGATGGCCACCGCCGGTGCGATCGTCGGCCTGCGGGTCCCCGACCTGTGGG is from Nakamurella sp. PAMC28650 and encodes:
- a CDS encoding FAD-binding domain-containing protein; this encodes MPLLPDPPSITDGATTEDVVRWVADHLGDLTLEGPDGIAAGGFRGGQQAADQALATLDITGYARDRSVVLPVERRGASRMSPYIRHGLLSLPAVWSAVADAPTRDRGKYRDELLWQEFARHLYARVGAASREPLTRAQPAAVGWAAEPWPAEMNCMDSMVGELHEHGWLVNQTRMWLASQWAVRAGADWRDGEQEMFVHLLDGSRAANRLGWQWTVGTGSGKPYGFSRWQVQKRAPQLCRDCKLASACPIEQWPDAGPGRVVDGPDLDKGPIPAGPVEVVGAGTGEQVWLTAESLGVSDPALAADAGRPAVFVFDEPLLTRLRLSGKRLVFLAETLGELAASRPLEVRRGVVAQELAGRSLAATWTPVPGWSRISGRLEPDEVHPWPWLVRPGPASVRSFSAWRRDSHR
- a CDS encoding septum formation family protein, encoding MDRRFVGIVMMSVILVAVLCVPGLLGRNLGGSAAPAVHVDAPLRVGDCLAPLDTPEQLNSVVDLVPTVPCSQSHSAEVLAVGRLDRKTRPTVSDPTFTTGSLSQQCDQLAGRFLGWGTKTALPRIQVSFFTRLTVPGALEWQLGQRWYSCELMPGLLDYPISYRGTAADASFRTPPGAFANCSDGPGTSAVSCDRPHHAEQLTRTYRRAATAAVAANSATGADTTCIHLAGQVIGTVDPTFGGQLAVLTRAQGGASECWVTTTSNLSLTSTLINHGSGRLSLR
- the aroA gene encoding 3-phosphoshikimate 1-carboxyvinyltransferase codes for the protein MSLSTSTPWPAPTAHRPLDATVPVPGSKSLTNRALILAAQATGPSTITAPLRSRDTDLMAAALGRLGVEVIKAAESWRVTPAPLAGPAVIDCGLAGTVMRFLPPLAVTATGDVTVDGDEYARIRPMTTILQALRDLGADIDGDAMPFVLHGTGSLAGGTVRIDASASSQFVSGLMLSGASYEHGLTLVHTGKPVPSMPHIEMTVEMLRSVGVSVDDSGANTWRVQPGPVSPWNRTVEPDLSNATPFLAAAAVAGGTVRIPHWPTATTQPGDAIRWILALMGATVDLSAGTLSVTGSGQLAGVDLDLHDVGELTPTIAALAMFADGPSRLYGIGHLRGHETDRLAAIAGNIRSIGGDAQETPDGVIIRPRPLTGGIWAAWADHRMATAGAIVGLRVPDLWVDDIDTTAKTLPGFDRMWTDMLTGEQAARG